A genomic segment from Lutibacter sp. A80 encodes:
- a CDS encoding serine hydrolase, whose translation MKKYFKYAILPIIVTLIFLSFSTKTEIPPSSDLVKNTSNTTKIEVKKPILVEYYPLEKTEKIHHKLDSLLHRINKRNDFNGSVLVAKNGKIVYNSQVGYADFKKKEPINKTSLFQLASVSKQFTATAIMLLYQENKIKLTDTVTNYFPDFPYEHVTIKNLLNHTAGLPKYFWVAEHKWKKEAAPTNSEMMELLASSKVQRFFKPGRNFDYSNTGYLVLASIVEKVSGLSFSTFVKQNIFDPLGMKNSFVYSFENDSVKKNQLVGYRLYRGWRHLKINNTVNDAIVGDKNIYTTSEDLFKWTLGLNNGELLSQETLSLMYTKGKTVSGREIPYGFGFRIDPKDDNIVYHHGKWNGFSTGLTQYLDDNMVVIVLEHSSYKGITSLTESVKFIVTENLSV comes from the coding sequence TTGAAAAAATATTTTAAGTACGCCATTTTACCCATAATAGTTACACTAATTTTTTTGTCTTTTAGTACTAAAACTGAAATACCTCCAAGTTCAGATTTAGTAAAAAATACTTCAAATACAACTAAAATAGAAGTTAAAAAACCAATTTTAGTAGAGTATTACCCTTTAGAAAAAACAGAAAAGATACATCATAAATTAGATTCATTATTACATCGTATTAACAAAAGAAACGATTTTAATGGGTCGGTCTTAGTAGCTAAGAATGGTAAAATAGTGTATAACAGTCAAGTTGGTTATGCGGATTTTAAAAAGAAAGAACCGATTAATAAAACGTCGTTATTTCAATTAGCTTCAGTAAGTAAGCAATTTACAGCGACAGCTATAATGTTATTGTATCAAGAAAATAAAATTAAACTTACCGATACTGTAACTAATTATTTTCCAGATTTTCCTTACGAGCATGTAACTATTAAAAACTTATTAAATCATACAGCTGGTTTACCCAAATATTTTTGGGTAGCAGAACATAAATGGAAAAAAGAAGCAGCACCCACTAATAGTGAAATGATGGAACTATTAGCTTCAAGTAAAGTTCAAAGGTTTTTTAAACCAGGTCGTAATTTTGATTATTCAAATACGGGTTATTTAGTATTGGCTTCTATTGTAGAGAAAGTTTCAGGTTTAAGTTTTAGCACTTTTGTAAAGCAAAATATTTTTGATCCTTTAGGTATGAAAAATTCTTTTGTTTATAGTTTTGAAAATGATAGTGTTAAAAAAAATCAGTTAGTTGGTTATCGACTTTATAGAGGTTGGAGGCATTTAAAAATAAACAATACGGTTAATGATGCTATAGTTGGTGATAAAAATATTTATACTACAAGTGAAGATTTGTTTAAGTGGACTTTAGGATTAAATAATGGAGAACTTTTATCTCAAGAAACACTAAGTCTTATGTATACTAAGGGGAAAACTGTTTCAGGTAGAGAAATTCCATATGGTTTTGGTTTTAGAATAGACCCTAAAGACGATAATATAGTTTATCACCATGGTAAATGGAACGGGTTTAGCACAGGTTTAACGCAATATTTAGATGATAATATGGTAGTTATTGTGTTGGAACATTCTAGTTATAAAGGGATTACTTCTTTAACTGAAAGTGTAAAATTTATTGTTACTGAAAACTTAAGTGTATAA
- a CDS encoding phosphoenolpyruvate carboxylase — MHKQPKLTRFQEHVLSKYQIYNSIFMTLPFDTITKTGVLLPLFHEICKNGFSKKLNPTEIVENFFKTYQQNPSEEEKINLLFRFIQYIERQVVLFDAIEDAAFSTVNNMDGVGTMRNTKEIATQENKKEALKKYLEDFKVRIVLTAHPTQFYPGPVLGIITDLADAIEKNDLLLINKLLAQLGKTPFFKHEKPTPYDEAVSLIWYLENVFYHSVSDTYSYIQNNIFDGNKIPNEIIDLGFWPGGDRDGNPFVTTEITLNVAKRLKQTILKNYYRDIRILKKRLTFTGVENSISELEKLLFDNSVNPELGTMLSLPAFIDKLEEIKAIIIEKHQSLYLEEINTFINKVHLFGYHFATLDIRQDSRVHHNVFSEIVTTLQEHGNTEFPENYLELSEDEQIEILSKVKGSIDVSIFENEMVSKTLSSIFAVKTIQKNNGERGANRYIISNNQKAVNVMETFAMFNLCGFNHNITADIIPLFETITDLENAESVMDKLYANKAYMSHLKQRGSKQTIMLGFSDGTKDGGYLMANWAIFKAKESLTRISKTYGIKVIFFDGRGGPPARGGGKTHQFYASLGPTIENEEIQLTVQGQTISSNFGTQDAAQYNIEQLLSAGITNELFSNASNIMTENDIEIMNDLASVSYQAYSDFKNHPKFLSYLEHMSTLKYYAKTNIGSRPSKRSSGNKLDFGDLRAIPFVGSWSQLKQNVPGFYGVGTALKKYEDNGEFDKIIDFYNTSDFFKTLIGNSMMSLSKSFFGLTQYMEKDEEFGEFWKVIFKEYETTHRLILKLTGYNTLMQGNEVGKASIDIRENIVLPLITIQQFALINIQKLQKSENTDPELLKIFEKMVTRSLFGNINASRNSA; from the coding sequence ATGCACAAGCAACCAAAATTAACACGGTTTCAAGAACACGTATTGTCTAAATATCAAATATATAACAGTATATTTATGACACTTCCATTTGATACAATTACCAAAACAGGTGTACTACTACCCTTGTTTCACGAAATTTGTAAAAATGGATTTTCAAAAAAATTAAATCCTACAGAAATTGTAGAAAATTTCTTTAAAACCTACCAACAAAATCCTTCTGAAGAAGAAAAAATAAATCTACTTTTTAGATTTATTCAATATATAGAACGCCAAGTTGTACTATTTGACGCTATTGAAGATGCTGCTTTTTCAACTGTAAACAATATGGATGGTGTTGGAACAATGAGAAACACTAAAGAAATAGCTACGCAAGAGAACAAAAAAGAAGCCTTAAAAAAATATTTAGAAGACTTTAAAGTTCGTATTGTTTTAACTGCGCATCCTACGCAATTTTATCCTGGTCCTGTTTTAGGAATAATTACAGATTTAGCAGATGCGATTGAAAAAAATGATTTACTTTTAATTAATAAATTATTAGCTCAATTAGGAAAAACACCGTTTTTTAAACATGAAAAACCAACACCTTACGACGAAGCAGTGAGCTTAATCTGGTATTTAGAAAACGTTTTTTACCATTCTGTATCAGATACTTATAGCTATATTCAAAATAATATTTTTGATGGAAATAAAATTCCTAACGAAATTATTGATTTAGGTTTTTGGCCTGGTGGAGACCGCGATGGAAATCCGTTTGTAACTACCGAAATAACCTTGAATGTTGCCAAACGTTTAAAACAAACAATTCTAAAAAATTACTACAGAGATATTCGAATTTTAAAAAAACGCTTAACATTTACTGGTGTTGAAAATTCTATAAGCGAATTAGAAAAATTATTGTTCGACAATAGTGTTAATCCAGAATTAGGCACAATGTTATCTCTACCTGCTTTTATTGATAAATTAGAAGAAATAAAAGCAATTATTATTGAAAAACATCAATCATTATATCTAGAAGAAATTAATACTTTTATAAATAAAGTACATTTATTTGGGTACCATTTTGCAACACTAGATATTAGACAAGACAGTCGTGTACACCACAATGTTTTCTCAGAAATTGTAACTACTTTACAAGAACATGGAAATACAGAATTTCCAGAAAATTATTTAGAACTGTCTGAAGATGAACAAATAGAAATACTTTCAAAAGTTAAAGGTTCAATAGATGTTTCGATTTTTGAAAACGAAATGGTTTCAAAAACATTGAGTTCTATTTTTGCTGTTAAAACTATTCAAAAAAACAATGGAGAACGTGGTGCAAACCGTTATATAATTAGCAATAACCAAAAAGCTGTAAATGTAATGGAAACATTTGCAATGTTTAACTTATGTGGTTTTAATCATAATATTACAGCTGACATTATTCCTCTTTTTGAAACTATTACAGATTTAGAAAACGCTGAAAGTGTTATGGACAAATTATATGCAAACAAAGCATATATGTCACATTTAAAACAAAGAGGCTCTAAACAAACCATTATGCTAGGTTTTTCTGACGGAACAAAAGATGGTGGTTATTTAATGGCTAACTGGGCTATATTTAAAGCTAAAGAAAGTCTTACAAGAATTTCTAAAACTTACGGTATTAAAGTTATATTTTTTGATGGTCGTGGTGGACCTCCAGCACGTGGTGGTGGAAAAACACATCAATTTTACGCATCTTTAGGACCAACAATAGAAAACGAGGAAATTCAATTAACCGTTCAAGGTCAAACAATTAGCTCTAATTTTGGAACACAAGATGCTGCACAATACAATATAGAACAATTATTAAGTGCCGGTATTACTAACGAATTATTTAGCAATGCTAGTAATATTATGACCGAAAATGATATTGAAATTATGAATGATTTAGCCTCTGTAAGTTACCAAGCTTATTCGGACTTTAAAAATCATCCTAAATTCTTATCATATTTAGAGCACATGAGCACTCTAAAATATTATGCTAAAACAAATATTGGTAGTAGACCATCGAAACGTTCAAGTGGAAACAAATTAGATTTTGGTGATTTAAGAGCTATTCCTTTTGTAGGCTCTTGGAGTCAATTAAAACAAAATGTACCTGGTTTTTACGGTGTTGGAACCGCTCTAAAAAAATATGAAGACAATGGAGAATTTGATAAAATAATTGATTTTTATAATACTTCAGACTTCTTTAAAACATTGATAGGTAATAGTATGATGTCTCTTTCAAAATCGTTTTTTGGACTGACACAATACATGGAAAAAGATGAAGAATTTGGTGAGTTTTGGAAAGTTATTTTTAAAGAATATGAAACTACACATCGCCTAATTTTAAAACTAACTGGCTATAACACTTTAATGCAAGGAAACGAAGTTGGTAAAGCCTCTATAGATATTCGTGAAAACATTGTACTTCCATTAATTACAATTCAACAATTTGCTTTAATTAATATTCAAAAATTACAAAAAAGCGAAAATACAGATCCTGAATTGTTGAAAATATTTGAAAAAATGGTAACACGTTCATTATTTGGAAATATAAATGCCAGTAGAAATTCTGCTTAA
- a CDS encoding LacI family DNA-binding transcriptional regulator, with protein MNKRITIKQIAKALGVSISTVSKALNDSYEISDETKSKIQEYAKLHKYKPNTLALSLQNKKTKTIGIIIPNILNYYFARALRGIEKVTTEKGYSIITCITNESYKKEVETMEMLSNGTIDGFIACLSVETLKQKKFDHFHDILDEETPIVLYNRVHKEINCDKVVTDNTKSAYKATRFLMKSGCKNIAIISTSEGLNMNKSRIKGYLKALTKYGITPNENLILKQEDETNLLERINNMLDNNEVDGIFSVDEVSGAIATQALNNRNIKIPEEVSIIGFTNGILSRYGSPPLTSVNRFAHTTGEIAATRLINKLEGKIKFNDIKTEVIKTKLVERESTKKLFIKF; from the coding sequence ATGAATAAAAGGATAACCATAAAACAAATTGCAAAAGCATTAGGTGTTTCAATTTCAACTGTTTCAAAAGCTTTAAATGATAGTTACGAAATAAGTGACGAAACAAAAAGCAAAATTCAAGAATATGCTAAACTTCATAAGTATAAACCTAATACACTTGCGCTGAGTTTACAGAACAAAAAAACCAAAACAATTGGTATTATTATTCCAAATATTTTAAATTATTACTTTGCGAGAGCACTGCGCGGAATAGAAAAAGTAACCACAGAAAAAGGCTATAGTATAATTACCTGTATTACTAATGAATCTTATAAAAAAGAAGTAGAAACTATGGAAATGCTTTCCAATGGTACTATAGATGGTTTTATTGCCTGTTTATCAGTTGAAACTCTAAAACAAAAAAAGTTTGATCACTTTCATGATATATTAGATGAAGAAACCCCAATTGTTTTATACAACCGTGTTCACAAAGAAATAAATTGCGATAAAGTTGTAACAGACAATACTAAAAGTGCATACAAAGCAACACGTTTTTTAATGAAATCTGGCTGTAAAAACATTGCAATTATTTCAACTTCAGAAGGTTTAAATATGAACAAATCCAGAATAAAAGGATACCTAAAAGCACTTACAAAATATGGAATAACTCCAAATGAAAACCTTATTTTAAAACAAGAAGATGAGACCAATCTACTTGAGCGCATAAATAACATGTTAGACAATAATGAAGTAGATGGTATTTTTTCTGTAGATGAAGTTTCTGGAGCTATAGCGACACAGGCACTAAATAACAGAAATATTAAAATTCCTGAAGAAGTTTCAATTATTGGCTTTACAAATGGTATTTTATCTCGATATGGTTCACCTCCACTTACCAGTGTTAACCGTTTTGCACATACAACTGGTGAAATTGCTGCAACACGACTTATTAACAAATTAGAAGGAAAAATTAAATTTAACGATATTAAAACAGAAGTTATAAAAACTAAATTGGTAGAAAGAGAATCAACAAAAAAACTTTTTATAAAGTTTTAA
- a CDS encoding helix-turn-helix transcriptional regulator — protein MKNNIKVERAIHNITQAKLAEIIGVSRQTINAMELNKYVPSTVLALKISEIFKKPVNEIFFLDEED, from the coding sequence ATGAAGAATAATATAAAAGTAGAACGTGCTATACATAATATAACTCAAGCCAAGCTTGCTGAAATTATAGGAGTAAGTAGGCAAACTATAAATGCTATGGAGTTAAATAAATATGTACCTTCAACGGTTTTGGCTTTAAAAATATCCGAAATTTTTAAAAAACCTGTGAACGAAATTTTCTTTTTAGATGAGGAAGATTAG
- a CDS encoding penicillin acylase family protein, which translates to MKILKKILLLIIIIVVFAIISGILYFNSLKPNYSGDLKLTGIENKSEIYFDDFGIPHIYAENQLDAMVALGYTHAQDRLWQMELMRRIAPGRLSEIFGEDMLQNDKFFASLGIEEAAIKSIEKLNKNSETYKLATAYLNGINQFMDNGPTPIEFTLIGIEKEHYNLKDIYNILGYMSFSFAMAHKTDPLLTAIKEKLGTTYLKDLNINIDPKTTLIKNSKKSVENYMDIVASVTEIMKKSPIPPFIGSNSWVVSANKTSTGNVLFANDPHISYSQPGTWYEAHITTPNYEMYGYYIAGVPFPLLGHNRNYAYGLTMFENDDIDFYKEEHHPSEKNKYKFKNKYLEYTTISKTIKVKDATPVTITVRNSHHGPIINDVLETVSEENPIAMSWIYTQLDGIVLDALYTISRATSKEDVKKGASLIHAPGLNIMYGDSKGNIAWWATGKLYKIKSDSNRKLILNGVSGEDEIAKYLDFEENPSAENPKWNYVYSANNQPDTISNSLYPGYYLPEDRAKRIVHLLNPKNNWNKEDMATMINDVTSAVAPDVIKEFTTIIDLSSFTKKEQETISILKNWDGSNTPDNIAPTIYNKWVYLYLKNTFKDELGDKLFTQLMDTHLIKRTIADLIKKDSTIWWDDVTTKKSIETRKDIVSKSLTETVASLEKQLGSEIKNWNWGKVHTLEHNHPLGVIPALKKYFNVGPFAIKGAREVIDNRGYDYNETGLYTVNSGPSTRRIIDFSDIENSISILPTGQSGNPFSKHYKDQAEMYNNGKFRKMKLNKEEIINSSTKLTILPKNE; encoded by the coding sequence ATGAAAATTTTAAAAAAAATACTTCTATTAATAATTATTATAGTAGTATTTGCAATAATTAGTGGCATACTGTACTTCAACAGTTTAAAACCAAATTATTCTGGAGATTTAAAATTAACTGGAATTGAAAACAAATCCGAAATCTATTTTGATGATTTTGGAATTCCACATATTTATGCAGAAAATCAATTAGATGCTATGGTTGCTTTAGGCTATACTCATGCGCAAGATAGACTTTGGCAAATGGAATTAATGCGAAGAATTGCTCCAGGAAGATTATCGGAGATTTTTGGTGAAGATATGCTTCAAAACGACAAGTTTTTTGCAAGTTTAGGAATTGAAGAAGCAGCTATTAAATCGATTGAAAAATTGAATAAAAATAGCGAAACTTATAAATTAGCTACTGCCTATTTAAATGGTATAAATCAGTTTATGGACAATGGCCCTACCCCTATTGAATTTACTTTAATTGGAATAGAAAAAGAACATTACAATCTAAAAGATATATACAATATTTTAGGTTATATGTCTTTTAGCTTTGCAATGGCTCACAAAACAGACCCGTTGCTTACAGCTATTAAAGAAAAGCTAGGAACAACTTATTTAAAAGACTTAAATATTAATATTGACCCAAAAACTACGCTTATAAAAAACTCAAAAAAATCTGTAGAAAACTATATGGATATTGTTGCTAGCGTAACTGAGATTATGAAAAAATCACCTATTCCGCCCTTTATTGGAAGTAATAGTTGGGTAGTTTCAGCCAATAAAACAAGTACTGGTAATGTACTTTTTGCCAACGATCCACATATTTCATATTCGCAACCAGGAACTTGGTATGAAGCACATATTACAACCCCAAATTACGAAATGTATGGTTATTATATTGCAGGTGTTCCATTTCCACTATTAGGTCATAACAGAAACTACGCTTACGGTTTAACTATGTTTGAAAACGACGATATTGATTTCTACAAAGAAGAGCATCATCCTTCAGAAAAAAATAAATATAAATTTAAAAACAAGTATCTAGAATACACAACTATTAGTAAAACTATAAAAGTTAAAGACGCAACACCTGTTACAATTACAGTTAGAAACTCTCATCACGGACCAATAATAAACGATGTTTTAGAAACAGTTTCTGAAGAAAACCCAATAGCAATGTCTTGGATTTACACACAACTAGATGGTATTGTTTTAGATGCATTATATACTATTTCTAGAGCAACTAGCAAGGAAGATGTTAAAAAAGGAGCTTCTTTAATTCACGCTCCAGGTTTAAATATAATGTATGGAGACAGTAAGGGAAATATAGCTTGGTGGGCAACTGGAAAATTATATAAAATAAAATCAGATTCAAATAGAAAATTAATTTTAAATGGTGTATCTGGTGAAGATGAAATTGCTAAATATTTAGATTTTGAAGAAAATCCAAGCGCTGAAAATCCTAAATGGAATTATGTATATTCCGCAAATAATCAACCTGATACTATTTCAAATTCTTTGTATCCTGGTTATTATTTACCTGAAGATAGAGCCAAAAGAATTGTACATTTGTTAAACCCAAAAAACAATTGGAATAAAGAGGATATGGCAACTATGATTAACGATGTTACTTCAGCTGTTGCTCCAGATGTAATAAAAGAATTTACAACAATAATAGACCTTAGCTCCTTTACAAAAAAAGAACAAGAAACAATTTCGATATTAAAAAACTGGGACGGATCAAACACGCCAGATAATATTGCGCCTACTATTTATAATAAGTGGGTTTACCTATATCTAAAAAACACGTTTAAAGACGAACTTGGAGACAAATTATTCACCCAACTAATGGATACACATTTAATTAAAAGAACAATTGCTGATTTAATTAAAAAAGATTCTACTATTTGGTGGGACGATGTTACAACTAAAAAAAGTATCGAAACCAGAAAAGATATTGTTTCGAAATCTCTAACTGAAACTGTCGCTTCATTAGAAAAACAACTTGGCTCTGAAATAAAAAATTGGAACTGGGGGAAAGTTCATACTTTAGAGCACAATCATCCATTAGGTGTTATCCCTGCATTAAAAAAATATTTTAATGTAGGGCCATTTGCTATAAAAGGTGCTAGAGAAGTTATAGACAATAGAGGTTATGATTATAACGAAACTGGATTATACACCGTAAATTCGGGCCCATCAACAAGAAGAATAATAGATTTTTCGGATATTGAAAATAGTATTAGTATCTTGCCAACAGGTCAATCTGGAAACCCATTTAGCAAACATTATAAAGATCAGGCTGAAATGTATAACAATGGAAAATTCAGAAAAATGAAACTAAATAAAGAAGAAATAATTAATAGTTCAACTAAATTAACTATTCTGCCAAAAAATGAATAA
- a CDS encoding DinB family protein, which produces MNSAHLNKSEYAPFYSDYIKALGEVDLHTVLNSSLEDLITTVNQLSEEKLTYRYADGKWTIKELVQHIIDAERILSYRALRFSRNDATNLSGFDEDWYVTYSNGNERNFKDILLEFTQVRNATISLFKSFTPEMFLMNGSANNSDMTVRALGFIIVGHQMHHLNVIKEKYL; this is translated from the coding sequence ATGAATTCAGCACATCTAAATAAAAGTGAATACGCTCCATTTTATAGCGATTATATTAAAGCTTTAGGTGAAGTTGATTTACATACAGTTTTAAATTCTTCATTAGAAGATTTAATTACGACTGTAAATCAACTTTCCGAAGAAAAGTTAACCTATCGCTATGCTGATGGAAAATGGACTATAAAAGAATTGGTACAACATATTATTGATGCAGAACGTATTTTAAGCTATAGAGCTCTGCGTTTTTCTAGAAATGACGCTACAAATTTATCTGGTTTTGATGAAGATTGGTATGTAACTTATTCTAATGGTAATGAACGTAATTTTAAAGATATACTCTTGGAGTTTACACAAGTAAGAAATGCTACAATTTCTTTATTTAAAAGTTTTACACCAGAAATGTTTTTAATGAATGGCTCTGCAAATAATAGTGATATGACCGTAAGAGCATTAGGCTTTATTATTGTTGGACATCAAATGCATCATTTAAATGTTATTAAAGAAAAGTATCTTTAA
- a CDS encoding YifB family Mg chelatase-like AAA ATPase has translation MLVKIFGSAVFGVEATTIIVEVNIDKGIGYHLVGLPDNAIKESSYRISAALNNNKYKLPGKKITINMAPADLRKEGSAYDLTLAIGILAASNQIKSEKIGDYIIMGELSLDGSLQPIKGALPIAIKAREEGFKGFILPKQNAKEAAIVGDLKVYGVENITEVINFFDKKTELEQTIIDTRAEFYKNLDNPEFDFADVKGQESVKRSMEIAAAGGHNIILVGPPGSGKTMLSKRLPSILPPMTLQEALETTKIHSVVGKVKESGLMCQRPFRSPHHTISDVALVGGGQYPQPGEISLSHNGVLFLDELPEFKRTVLEVMRQPLEDREVTISRARFTVTYPSSFMLVASMNPSPSGYFNDPDAPVTSSPAEMQRYLSKISGPLLDRIDIHIEVNPVPFEKLSEEQLAEPSKSIRERVTKAREKQSERFLEIENVHYNAQMNVKQIRKFCILSDESKSLLKNAMERLNLSARAYDRILKVARTIADLDGDKNISSNHISEAIQYRSLDREGWLG, from the coding sequence ATGCTTGTTAAAATTTTTGGTAGCGCCGTTTTTGGCGTAGAAGCAACAACTATTATAGTTGAGGTAAATATAGATAAGGGTATTGGTTACCATTTAGTCGGTTTACCTGACAATGCTATCAAAGAAAGTAGTTACAGAATTTCTGCCGCCTTAAATAATAACAAGTACAAACTACCAGGCAAAAAAATCACCATAAATATGGCGCCCGCTGATTTACGTAAAGAAGGGTCTGCATACGATTTAACTTTAGCCATAGGTATTTTAGCAGCTTCAAATCAAATTAAATCCGAAAAAATTGGTGATTATATAATTATGGGAGAACTTTCTTTAGATGGAAGTTTACAACCTATAAAAGGAGCATTACCAATAGCAATTAAAGCGCGTGAAGAAGGATTTAAAGGATTTATTTTACCAAAACAAAATGCAAAAGAAGCAGCAATAGTAGGTGATTTAAAAGTATATGGTGTTGAAAACATTACCGAAGTAATTAATTTTTTTGATAAAAAAACTGAGCTAGAACAAACAATAATAGATACACGTGCAGAATTTTACAAAAATTTAGACAATCCAGAGTTTGACTTTGCAGATGTAAAAGGTCAAGAGTCTGTAAAACGTTCTATGGAAATTGCCGCTGCAGGTGGACATAATATTATACTTGTTGGACCTCCCGGAAGTGGTAAAACAATGTTAAGCAAGCGCTTACCTTCTATTTTACCTCCAATGACATTACAAGAAGCTTTAGAAACAACTAAAATACATTCTGTAGTTGGTAAAGTAAAAGAAAGTGGTTTAATGTGCCAGCGTCCATTTCGTTCGCCTCATCACACAATTTCAGATGTTGCGTTAGTTGGCGGTGGACAATATCCACAGCCTGGAGAAATTTCATTATCACATAATGGAGTATTATTTTTAGACGAATTACCTGAATTTAAACGTACCGTTTTAGAAGTAATGCGCCAACCCCTTGAAGATAGAGAAGTAACTATTTCAAGAGCTAGGTTCACAGTTACCTATCCAAGTAGTTTTATGTTAGTTGCAAGTATGAACCCTAGCCCTAGTGGTTATTTTAACGATCCAGATGCACCAGTTACCTCATCTCCTGCAGAAATGCAACGTTATTTAAGTAAAATCTCTGGTCCACTTTTAGATAGAATTGATATTCATATTGAAGTAAATCCTGTTCCTTTTGAAAAACTATCTGAAGAACAATTAGCAGAACCTAGTAAATCAATCCGAGAGCGTGTTACAAAAGCTAGAGAAAAACAATCAGAACGTTTTTTAGAAATTGAAAATGTACATTACAATGCACAAATGAATGTAAAACAAATTCGTAAATTTTGCATATTAAGTGACGAGAGTAAAAGTCTTTTAAAAAATGCTATGGAACGTCTAAATCTCTCAGCTAGAGCTTACGATAGAATTTTAAAAGTTGCACGTACAATTGCCGATTTAGATGGTGATAAAAATATTTCTTCAAACCATATTTCAGAAGCTATTCAATACAGAAGTTTAGATAGAGAAGGTTGGTTAGGTTAA
- a CDS encoding DMT family transporter, whose amino-acid sequence MKSSTAIFYMIFSVIAFSLMNAVVKYLNDFSAYQIVFFRSIGTLFFTVPLILKAKIPILGNNKKLLLLRGLAGVVSLTCFFQSLNYLAVGTAVSLRYTSPIFAAIFALIFLNEKIKPIQWFLFLVAFVGVLIIKGFGVDVNSIGLMFVLLSAISLGVIFVVIRKIGATESPLVIINYFMVMAFVFGGIMSVNYWKNPNLIEWLLLLSLGVFGYIGQLYMTKALQAHETNVIAPLKYLEVVFMIVIGAFWFGEIYNLWTLLGIALILTGLVYNIYLKRKQS is encoded by the coding sequence ATGAAAAGCTCAACAGCAATTTTTTACATGATTTTTAGTGTAATTGCATTTTCACTAATGAATGCAGTAGTAAAATATTTAAATGATTTTAGTGCTTATCAAATTGTTTTTTTTAGATCTATTGGTACTTTGTTTTTTACAGTACCTTTAATATTAAAAGCTAAAATTCCTATTTTGGGTAATAATAAAAAACTGTTATTGCTTAGAGGGCTTGCAGGTGTTGTTTCCCTAACTTGTTTTTTTCAATCTTTAAATTATTTAGCTGTTGGAACTGCGGTTTCTTTACGATATACTTCACCAATTTTTGCCGCAATTTTTGCTCTAATTTTTTTAAATGAAAAGATAAAACCTATACAGTGGTTTTTGTTTTTAGTTGCGTTTGTTGGAGTTTTAATTATTAAAGGTTTTGGAGTAGATGTAAATTCTATTGGATTAATGTTTGTTCTTTTATCGGCAATATCTTTAGGTGTAATTTTTGTTGTTATCCGTAAAATTGGAGCTACTGAAAGTCCATTGGTAATTATTAATTACTTTATGGTTATGGCTTTTGTTTTTGGGGGTATTATGTCTGTTAATTATTGGAAAAATCCAAATTTAATCGAGTGGTTATTGTTATTGAGTTTGGGTGTTTTTGGGTATATTGGACAATTATATATGACAAAAGCTTTGCAGGCTCACGAAACAAATGTAATTGCACCATTAAAATATTTAGAAGTTGTTTTTATGATTGTTATTGGAGCTTTTTGGTTTGGAGAAATTTATAATTTATGGACTTTATTAGGGATAGCTTTAATCTTAACTGGGTTGGTGTATAATATTTATTTAAAGAGAAAACAAAGTTAA